Proteins encoded by one window of uncultured Bacteroides sp.:
- a CDS encoding bifunctional fucokinase/fucose-1-phosphate guanylyltransferase produces the protein MQKLLSLPPNLVDCFHEIEGTDHKDWFCTSDPVGAKLGSGGGTTWLLAECQKNAAPEIDFSQWISQEKRILLHAGGQSRRLPGYAPSGKILTPVPVFRWERGQKLKQNLLSLQLPLYEQIMKKAPDSLHTLIASGDVYIRSEKSLQPIPEADVVCYGLWVDPSLATHHGVFVSDRKNSDKLDFMLQKPSLEELGSLAKTHMFLMDIGIWMLSDRAVELLMKRSLKPEGDGLKYYDLYTDFGMALGNNPRIKDEDLNALSVAILPLPDGEFYHYGTSKELISSTLAVQNLVRDQREIMQRKVKPHPAMFVQNAEIGISLTAENSELWIENSFIGKQWALTHQHIITGVPVNDWEMKLPAGVCVDVVPIGEQDYAARPYGLNDAFKGDLAKDETLFMGKPFMEWLSARGINLSGGLFGRTDDLQAAKLFPVCKNVEELGKVLRWMIYQPELEEGKKIWGKAVRLSADELSAKANLKRLYAQREEYRNKNWPALAANYDKSVFYQLNLADAASEFAKHNIALPEILAEDAPQMTRIHNQMFRARALQLQQKEYKVEEQKAFSLLREGLIGSLAEKKQQPFLNIYPDQIVWGRSPVRIDLAGGWTDTPPYCLYSGGNVVNIAIELNGQPPLQVYVKPSKEYKIILRSIDLGAREEVSTYEELSDFAKVGSPFSIPKAALTLAGFASAFASKSYRSLEEQLKEFGSGIEVTLLAAIPAGSGLGTSSILASTVLGAVSDFCGLAWDKNEICQRTLVLEQLLTTGGGWQDQYGGVLHGVKLLQTNKGFDQLPLVRWLPDYIFNNPEYKPCHLLYYTGITRTAKGILSEIVCNMFLNSTEHLSLLGEMKAHALDLYEAIQRGNFEEMATLVGKTWNQNKALDSGTNPPAVEAIIDLIKDYTLGYKLPGAGGGGYLYIIAKDPKAALRIRDILAEHQPNPNARFVEMSLSNKGLQVSRS, from the coding sequence ATGCAAAAACTACTATCACTTCCTCCTAATTTAGTTGATTGTTTTCATGAAATAGAAGGAACGGATCATAAAGACTGGTTTTGCACTTCAGATCCTGTGGGGGCAAAACTAGGTTCGGGTGGAGGAACCACCTGGTTGCTGGCCGAATGCCAGAAAAACGCTGCTCCTGAAATTGATTTCAGCCAGTGGATATCTCAGGAAAAAAGAATACTACTTCACGCAGGAGGGCAAAGTCGTCGTTTGCCCGGTTATGCACCTTCTGGTAAGATACTTACTCCCGTGCCGGTTTTCAGGTGGGAGCGAGGACAAAAATTGAAACAAAATCTGCTTTCACTTCAGCTACCTCTTTATGAGCAAATAATGAAAAAGGCACCGGATTCACTTCATACCCTTATTGCTAGTGGAGATGTGTATATCCGTTCGGAGAAATCTTTGCAACCTATTCCCGAAGCAGATGTGGTTTGCTATGGATTATGGGTGGACCCTTCGTTGGCTACTCATCATGGGGTCTTTGTTTCTGACAGGAAGAATTCGGATAAGCTGGATTTTATGCTTCAAAAACCATCTCTGGAAGAGCTTGGCTCATTGGCTAAAACCCACATGTTCCTGATGGATATTGGTATTTGGATGCTGAGTGACCGCGCTGTTGAATTATTAATGAAGCGTTCTCTTAAACCAGAAGGTGATGGGCTTAAATATTATGATCTTTACACTGATTTTGGAATGGCTTTGGGTAATAACCCGCGCATAAAGGATGAAGATCTCAATGCACTCTCAGTAGCAATCCTTCCCCTTCCGGATGGTGAGTTTTATCATTACGGAACAAGTAAGGAACTAATATCTTCTACACTGGCTGTACAAAACCTGGTGAGAGATCAGCGTGAGATTATGCAGCGAAAGGTAAAACCTCATCCTGCCATGTTTGTGCAGAATGCCGAGATTGGTATTTCGCTGACAGCAGAGAATTCTGAACTATGGATTGAAAATAGTTTTATAGGCAAACAATGGGCATTGACTCATCAGCATATTATTACCGGAGTTCCGGTGAACGATTGGGAAATGAAACTTCCTGCAGGAGTTTGCGTTGATGTTGTTCCTATTGGTGAACAAGATTATGCTGCCCGCCCTTATGGATTGAATGATGCATTTAAGGGTGACCTGGCAAAGGACGAGACTTTGTTCATGGGAAAACCTTTTATGGAGTGGCTTTCTGCCAGAGGCATAAATCTTTCTGGTGGACTTTTTGGAAGAACAGACGATCTTCAGGCTGCTAAGCTATTTCCGGTTTGCAAGAATGTGGAAGAACTTGGCAAGGTACTTCGCTGGATGATTTACCAGCCGGAGTTAGAGGAAGGAAAGAAGATATGGGGAAAAGCTGTTCGACTTTCAGCAGACGAGCTTTCAGCTAAAGCCAATCTTAAAAGACTCTATGCTCAGCGGGAGGAATACCGGAATAAGAACTGGCCCGCACTGGCTGCAAATTATGATAAAAGTGTGTTTTATCAGCTAAATCTGGCAGATGCAGCTTCTGAATTTGCCAAACATAATATCGCATTGCCGGAGATTCTTGCTGAAGATGCTCCTCAAATGACACGTATACACAACCAGATGTTCCGTGCACGTGCATTACAATTGCAGCAAAAAGAATATAAAGTCGAAGAACAAAAAGCATTTTCTCTGCTTCGAGAAGGCTTGATAGGCTCTTTGGCAGAGAAGAAACAACAACCTTTTCTAAATATTTATCCCGATCAAATTGTTTGGGGGCGTAGTCCGGTTCGGATTGACTTGGCTGGAGGGTGGACAGATACACCGCCGTATTGCCTTTATTCGGGTGGAAACGTGGTGAACATTGCCATAGAGCTGAATGGTCAACCACCTTTGCAGGTGTATGTAAAACCAAGCAAGGAGTATAAAATTATACTTCGTTCCATTGATTTGGGAGCCAGAGAAGAGGTCTCTACTTATGAAGAGTTGAGTGATTTTGCTAAAGTTGGCTCACCTTTCTCTATACCTAAAGCAGCATTAACCTTAGCTGGTTTTGCTTCTGCGTTTGCTTCAAAATCATATAGATCACTGGAAGAGCAGCTCAAGGAGTTTGGCTCGGGTATTGAAGTAACTTTGCTTGCTGCAATTCCTGCCGGATCGGGTTTGGGAACCAGTTCCATCCTTGCCTCTACGGTATTGGGAGCTGTATCTGATTTCTGTGGATTGGCATGGGACAAGAATGAAATCTGTCAGCGTACACTTGTTTTGGAACAACTGCTAACTACCGGTGGTGGATGGCAGGACCAATATGGTGGAGTGCTGCACGGAGTAAAACTGTTGCAAACAAATAAAGGTTTTGACCAATTGCCTTTGGTGCGCTGGTTGCCCGATTATATTTTTAATAATCCGGAGTATAAACCTTGTCATTTGCTTTATTATACAGGCATAACCCGCACTGCAAAAGGAATTCTTTCAGAGATTGTATGCAACATGTTCCTTAACTCTACTGAGCATTTAAGTCTGCTTGGTGAGATGAAAGCGCATGCACTCGATCTTTATGAAGCTATTCAGCGAGGTAACTTTGAAGAAATGGCTACATTGGTGGGTAAAACCTGGAATCAAAACAAAGCTTTGGACTCCGGTACTAATCCGCCGGCTGTAGAAGCAATTATAGATTTGATAAAAGACTATACCCTTGGATATAAACTTCCCGGTGCCGGTGGAGGTGGCTATTTATATATTATAGCCAAAGACCCGAAAGCAGCGTTGCGTATTCGTGATATTCTGGCTGAACATCAACCCAACCCTAATGCAAGGTTTGTGGAAATGAGTCTTTCTAACAAGGGATTGCAGGTTAGTCGTTCTTAA
- a CDS encoding clostripain-related cysteine peptidase, with product MKKLFLLLSVILIFSACHHNDDPTPATAVSRTVLVYMVADNSLTANVEANVDSMIAGFKATPNVGNLIIYLDDANKVPQLLKLQKNSDGSVSKNIIKTYSEQNSLDVSVMKGILSNAYGSYPADSYGLVLWSHGYSWIPSAATKTVTTRWFGQDNTTTVQGDSNNFMDIPDLANALTAAPHLDFIMFDACFMSSVEVAYELKDQADFLIAAPTEIIDLGFPYKQIIEPMFSSQKNYTQIASRFYNYYNAMSGEYKSATIAVTKCSELSNLAVATKKIITAHADTVYTLVPSNIQLYDREISSGHFAYDLGNFIEDVATADEWASYQTQLNATVIYKAATDNFINFKIDSNHFSGLGAYIPKASQTTYVGFFKTLSWYGAAGWNQTAWGN from the coding sequence ATGAAAAAGCTCTTTTTACTATTATCAGTAATATTGATATTCAGTGCATGTCATCATAATGATGATCCAACTCCTGCTACGGCGGTGAGTCGCACGGTACTTGTCTATATGGTTGCTGACAATAGCCTCACTGCAAACGTGGAAGCTAATGTAGATAGTATGATTGCCGGGTTTAAAGCTACGCCAAATGTAGGTAATCTGATTATTTATCTGGATGATGCCAATAAGGTACCGCAATTACTTAAGCTGCAAAAGAATAGTGATGGCTCAGTTTCTAAAAATATTATTAAGACTTATTCTGAGCAGAACTCTTTGGATGTTTCAGTGATGAAAGGAATTCTTTCAAATGCTTACGGTTCCTATCCGGCTGATAGTTATGGGTTAGTTCTTTGGTCTCATGGATATAGCTGGATTCCTTCTGCTGCTACAAAAACAGTCACTACTCGTTGGTTTGGACAAGATAATACTACAACAGTTCAAGGGGATTCTAATAATTTTATGGATATTCCTGATTTGGCCAATGCTCTTACAGCGGCTCCCCATCTAGACTTTATCATGTTTGATGCCTGTTTTATGAGCAGCGTTGAGGTTGCTTATGAATTGAAGGATCAGGCTGATTTTCTGATTGCTGCGCCAACCGAGATTATTGATTTGGGCTTTCCTTATAAACAGATTATTGAACCAATGTTTAGTTCCCAAAAGAATTATACACAGATTGCATCACGGTTTTATAATTATTATAATGCAATGAGCGGGGAATATAAATCAGCCACAATAGCAGTGACAAAATGTAGTGAGCTAAGTAATTTAGCTGTTGCAACAAAGAAAATTATTACTGCTCATGCAGATACAGTTTATACATTAGTTCCAAGCAATATTCAATTATATGATCGCGAAATCTCATCCGGTCATTTTGCTTATGATTTAGGCAATTTTATAGAAGACGTTGCTACAGCAGATGAGTGGGCTAGCTATCAGACACAATTAAATGCCACAGTTATCTATAAAGCCGCAACTGATAACTTTATTAATTTTAAAATAGACTCAAACCATTTTAGTGGTTTGGGAGCATATATTCCTAAAGCAAGTCAAACTACTTATGTTGGTTTTTTCAAAACTCTTTCCTGGTACGGTGCTGCCGGATGGAATCAGACAGCTTGGGGAAACTAA
- a CDS encoding sigma-70 family RNA polymerase sigma factor produces MRQLKITKSITNRESASLDKYLQEIGREDLITVEEEVELAQRIRKGDRVALEKLTRANLRFVVSVAKQYQNQGLSLPDLINEGNLGLIKAAEKFDETRGFKFISYAVWWIRQSILQALAEQSRIVRLPLNQVGSLNKISKAFSKFEQENERKPSPEELADELDIPVDKISDTLKVSGRHISVDAPFVEGEDNSLLDVLINDDSPMADRALVNESLAKEIDRALSTLTDREKEIIQMFFGIETQEMTLEEIGDKFGLTRERVRQIKEKAIRRLRQNSRSKLLKSYLG; encoded by the coding sequence ATGAGACAATTAAAGATTACCAAAAGTATCACTAACAGGGAGAGCGCTTCTCTTGATAAGTATCTTCAGGAAATCGGTCGTGAGGACTTGATTACTGTAGAAGAAGAAGTAGAGTTAGCCCAACGCATTCGTAAGGGAGACCGTGTAGCATTAGAAAAACTGACACGAGCTAACCTCCGTTTCGTCGTATCCGTAGCTAAACAGTACCAGAACCAAGGTTTGAGTTTGCCTGACTTAATTAATGAAGGCAATTTAGGACTGATTAAAGCAGCTGAAAAGTTCGATGAAACGCGTGGATTTAAGTTCATTAGTTATGCCGTATGGTGGATTCGTCAATCTATTCTTCAGGCTTTGGCAGAACAGTCGCGTATTGTTCGTCTTCCTCTTAACCAGGTAGGCTCCTTAAATAAAATAAGTAAGGCCTTCTCTAAGTTTGAGCAAGAAAATGAACGTAAGCCGTCACCTGAAGAATTGGCAGATGAGCTTGACATTCCCGTTGACAAAATCTCGGATACACTGAAAGTGTCAGGACGACATATTTCTGTGGATGCCCCTTTTGTTGAAGGAGAAGACAATAGCTTGCTGGATGTGTTGATTAACGATGATTCGCCAATGGCGGACCGTGCCCTGGTCAATGAATCTCTTGCAAAAGAAATTGATAGAGCTCTTTCTACGTTAACCGACAGAGAAAAGGAGATAATCCAGATGTTTTTCGGTATTGAAACGCAAGAAATGACGTTAGAAGAAATCGGCGATAAGTTTGGCCTCACACGTGAGCGCGTTCGCCAGATTAAAGAAAAAGCTATTAGACGATTAAGACAGAATTCGCGTAGTAAATTGCTCAAATCTTACTTGGGATAA